From a single Pseudalkalibacillus hwajinpoensis genomic region:
- a CDS encoding aldehyde dehydrogenase, giving the protein MERLPELVQHHKDYFYSGQTKSFEFRKKQLKTLRNAIKEYEPEVIQALKDDLHKSEWEAYTTEIGFLLEEIKFTLKHLIEWMNPEKVKSPVTHLGSKSLIHQEPYGVSLIIAPWNYPFQLQLAPLIGAIAAGNCAVLKPSELTPAVSAVIGKMIREIYPHKYISVVEGGVETSTELLKQAFDHIFFTGSVPVGKIVMEAAAKQLIPVTLELGGKSPAIVDKDANLKLAAKRILWGKFTNAGQTCIAPDYLYVHSDVKKVLLLHMQEALQEFYGEDPLTSEVYAHLVSDRHFDRLKGFLSNGDVLIGGQHKADDRVITPTIMENISWDDPVMQEEIFGPILPVLEFTDLNKVIEEVRNQPKPLALYFFSESEQKQDKITSSLSFGGGCMNDTLMHIVSPYLPFGGVGSSGTGSYHGKASFEAFSHQKSIVKQTTKFDFSFRYPSAKNGLKMIKRIMG; this is encoded by the coding sequence ATGGAACGTTTACCTGAACTCGTCCAACATCATAAAGATTATTTTTACAGTGGCCAAACAAAATCGTTTGAATTTCGGAAAAAGCAGCTTAAAACACTACGAAATGCCATTAAAGAATACGAACCAGAAGTCATCCAAGCTCTTAAAGATGACCTGCACAAATCGGAGTGGGAAGCTTACACGACAGAAATTGGTTTTCTGCTTGAAGAAATCAAGTTTACCTTAAAGCATTTAATAGAATGGATGAATCCTGAGAAGGTAAAATCACCGGTAACTCACCTTGGATCAAAAAGCCTGATCCATCAAGAACCATACGGCGTATCGTTAATTATAGCGCCATGGAACTATCCGTTCCAGCTACAGCTTGCTCCTCTTATTGGAGCGATTGCAGCTGGTAATTGTGCTGTTCTAAAGCCATCCGAGCTTACTCCGGCAGTATCCGCTGTTATCGGGAAGATGATCAGAGAAATTTATCCGCATAAATACATTTCTGTCGTTGAAGGAGGGGTTGAGACGAGTACAGAATTGCTAAAACAGGCGTTTGATCATATCTTTTTTACCGGAAGTGTGCCAGTTGGCAAGATTGTAATGGAGGCGGCAGCAAAACAGTTAATTCCTGTTACGCTCGAGCTTGGTGGAAAAAGTCCTGCTATTGTGGATAAAGACGCAAACCTTAAACTAGCTGCAAAAAGGATTCTATGGGGTAAATTCACGAATGCAGGACAAACCTGTATTGCGCCGGACTACTTGTATGTTCATAGTGATGTGAAAAAGGTGTTGCTTCTTCACATGCAGGAAGCCCTTCAGGAATTTTATGGGGAAGATCCATTAACAAGTGAAGTGTATGCTCATCTCGTAAGTGACAGACATTTTGACCGTCTGAAAGGGTTTCTTTCTAACGGGGATGTGTTAATTGGAGGCCAGCATAAAGCGGATGATCGGGTAATTACACCAACAATTATGGAGAACATTTCCTGGGATGATCCTGTCATGCAGGAGGAAATTTTCGGGCCAATTCTCCCCGTTCTTGAATTTACGGATCTTAATAAAGTTATTGAAGAAGTGCGCAACCAACCAAAGCCCCTTGCGCTCTATTTCTTCTCAGAGTCGGAACAGAAACAGGATAAAATCACATCTTCACTCTCATTTGGGGGGGGATGTATGAACGATACACTGATGCATATCGTTTCTCCTTACCTTCCATTTGGCGGAGTGGGATCAAGCGGTACAGGTAGCTATCATGGAAAAGCAAGCTTTGAAGCTTTCTCTCATCAAAAAAGCATTGTTAAACAAACGACGAAATTTGATTTTTCATTCCGTTATCCATCAGCTAAAAATGGTTTGAAAATGATCAAACGAATCATGGGTTAA
- the speD gene encoding adenosylmethionine decarboxylase: METLGHHIIAEMWNCNKEKLNDLTYIEETFATAALEAGAEIRDVVFHPFEPQGISGAVIIAESHLTIHSFPEHGYASVDVYTCGDQIDPTDATNAIAKALEARTIHTVKIPRGTGEITVKEIEKSGIKSL; encoded by the coding sequence ATCGAAACCTTAGGTCATCATATCATTGCTGAAATGTGGAATTGCAATAAAGAAAAGCTAAACGACCTTACTTATATAGAAGAAACATTCGCAACCGCTGCTCTTGAAGCAGGTGCAGAAATTCGGGACGTCGTTTTTCATCCTTTTGAGCCCCAGGGTATAAGTGGTGCCGTTATTATCGCAGAGTCTCATCTCACGATCCACAGTTTTCCTGAACATGGCTATGCCTCTGTAGATGTGTATACATGCGGCGATCAAATTGATCCTACCGATGCAACGAACGCCATTGCCAAAGCCCTTGAAGCCAGGACCATTCACACTGTTAAAATTCCACGTGGAACAGGAGAAATAACCGTGAAGGAAATTGAGAAAAGCGGTATCAAAAGCCTATAA
- a CDS encoding ABC transporter ATP-binding protein: MFAILRKLSWFFKEHWKRYGIAIFLLILGGLLEVIPPKLIGMAIDEINIGSLTWEGLRNYLFFYGGLLIVVYLVNYVWMYQLFGGAFLVERTLRSKFMKHLLKMTPSFYEKNRTGDLMARATNDLKAVSMTAGFGILTLVDSTIFMVIILVTMGVLISWQLTLAAILPLPLMALAMNKYGKIIHRRFTAAQDSFGHMNDQVLESIAGVRVTRAYVQERADQQKFQNLTEDVYKKNIDVAKIDVLFEPTIKVLVGISYLIGLGYGAYLVFHKVLTLGELVSFNVYLGMLIWPMIAVGELINVMQRGNASLDRVMETLSHEEDVKEHKKPTLLESPGTIKFEHVSFTYPSSSVKNLSDVSFTLKKGQTLGIVGRTGSGKTTLLKQLLREYPVGEGNIRFSGVPIQEVSLGTLQSWIGYVPQDQMLFSRSVRENLLFGKSEGTDQDVDRVLRLADFKKDIHVLPDGLETLVGEKGVALSGGQKQRVSIARALMIDPEILILDDAMSAVDGKTEAQIISNIRSERAGKTTFIATHRLSGVQHADRIVVLDDGKITEEGTHEELLTTNGWYKEQYDRQQLEDSLKEVL, translated from the coding sequence TTGTTCGCAATTTTACGAAAGTTAAGCTGGTTTTTTAAGGAGCATTGGAAACGCTACGGCATTGCCATTTTTCTGTTAATCCTTGGAGGATTGCTTGAAGTGATTCCACCAAAGCTCATTGGAATGGCGATTGATGAAATTAACATTGGTAGTCTAACGTGGGAAGGTTTAAGAAATTATTTATTCTTTTATGGCGGTTTATTGATCGTTGTTTATCTAGTTAATTATGTATGGATGTATCAGCTTTTTGGTGGAGCTTTTCTTGTTGAAAGAACCCTGCGGTCGAAATTTATGAAGCACCTTCTCAAGATGACCCCTTCGTTTTATGAGAAAAATCGTACGGGTGATTTAATGGCAAGGGCGACAAATGATCTCAAAGCCGTCTCGATGACAGCGGGCTTCGGAATATTGACGCTCGTGGACTCAACGATTTTCATGGTGATTATTCTTGTCACGATGGGTGTGTTAATTAGCTGGCAGCTAACACTTGCAGCTATTTTACCTCTACCACTAATGGCGCTTGCAATGAATAAATACGGAAAAATCATTCACAGGCGCTTTACTGCCGCGCAGGATTCCTTTGGTCATATGAATGATCAGGTTCTGGAATCCATTGCAGGGGTAAGGGTAACACGGGCTTATGTCCAGGAACGGGCAGACCAGCAGAAGTTCCAGAACCTTACAGAAGATGTTTACAAAAAGAACATAGATGTTGCAAAGATTGACGTTCTGTTTGAACCGACGATCAAGGTTCTTGTTGGTATCAGTTACTTAATTGGTCTCGGATATGGGGCTTATCTCGTTTTTCATAAAGTACTCACGCTTGGAGAGCTTGTTTCATTCAACGTCTATCTCGGGATGCTGATCTGGCCGATGATCGCGGTTGGTGAGCTAATCAATGTTATGCAGCGAGGGAATGCATCGCTTGACCGTGTGATGGAAACATTGTCGCATGAGGAAGATGTCAAAGAACACAAAAAGCCAACGCTTCTCGAATCACCAGGTACAATCAAGTTTGAACACGTGAGCTTCACTTACCCCTCCTCATCTGTTAAAAACTTATCGGATGTATCGTTTACATTAAAGAAGGGGCAGACGCTTGGGATCGTAGGACGGACTGGAAGTGGTAAAACCACATTGCTGAAACAGCTGTTACGGGAGTATCCGGTAGGAGAAGGAAACATTCGTTTTTCAGGGGTTCCGATTCAAGAAGTATCACTTGGCACCCTGCAAAGCTGGATTGGCTATGTTCCGCAGGATCAAATGCTTTTCTCGAGATCAGTGCGTGAGAACCTCTTATTTGGAAAAAGTGAAGGAACGGATCAGGATGTCGATCGCGTATTACGCTTAGCTGATTTTAAGAAAGATATTCATGTGCTTCCTGATGGCCTGGAAACGCTTGTAGGCGAAAAGGGAGTTGCGCTTTCAGGAGGACAAAAGCAGCGCGTCTCGATTGCAAGGGCGCTAATGATAGATCCTGAGATTTTGATCCTCGATGACGCGATGTCGGCTGTGGATGGAAAAACAGAAGCTCAGATCATTTCAAACATTCGTAGTGAGCGTGCTGGAAAAACAACGTTTATTGCTACACACCGCCTGTCTGGCGTTCAGCATGCAGATAGGATTGTTGTCCTTGATGATGGGAAGATCACTGAAGAAGGCACCCATGAAGAATTGCTTACAACAAATGGATGGTATAAAGAACAGTATGATCGGCAGCAGCTTGAAGATTCGCTGAAGGAGGTGCTGTAA
- a CDS encoding M20/M25/M40 family metallo-hydrolase yields the protein MNQDFLLDLLSTPSPSGAEMEIQHKWMDYVTEFADEMRTDNAGNAIGIVNPDAEFKVLLAGHCDEIGFMVRHIDQNGFIRVEKLGGISQKPAIGMKVTILGTYGKLTGVFGVNAEHHGGAKEFKFEDLYIDCGANTKEEIEKYVQIGDLAVYKRDVEFLLNDRISGRGLDNRTGSFIVAEVLREVAKRNPKVGVYAVSTVNEETNMGGAYFVGAGIQPTMAIACDVTFSSDYPGVDSSKHTEVDLGGGPVLAKGAPINIKINQLLEKAAKKLDLVLQYELTPRMTGTDADKLRLTGHGVPISLVSLPLRYMHAPVETVSLKDMQEEIDLLVEMIANLTGEESVNPLSK from the coding sequence ATGAACCAGGATTTTTTGCTAGACTTACTGTCAACCCCATCACCATCAGGTGCAGAGATGGAAATTCAGCACAAATGGATGGATTACGTGACGGAGTTTGCTGATGAAATGAGAACAGACAATGCGGGAAATGCAATTGGTATCGTTAATCCAGATGCTGAATTCAAAGTTCTTCTAGCTGGTCACTGTGATGAAATTGGATTTATGGTAAGGCACATTGATCAAAATGGTTTTATTCGCGTTGAAAAGCTTGGCGGTATTAGTCAAAAGCCGGCCATTGGCATGAAGGTGACAATTCTTGGTACGTACGGTAAATTAACAGGTGTTTTTGGCGTTAATGCTGAGCATCATGGTGGCGCAAAAGAGTTTAAATTCGAGGATCTTTACATAGATTGTGGCGCTAACACAAAAGAAGAAATCGAAAAATATGTTCAAATCGGTGATCTAGCTGTGTATAAGCGTGATGTCGAGTTTCTGTTGAATGATAGGATTAGCGGAAGAGGTCTCGACAATCGAACAGGTTCGTTTATTGTAGCAGAGGTGCTTCGTGAAGTTGCGAAGCGGAATCCGAAGGTTGGGGTCTATGCGGTTAGCACGGTAAATGAAGAAACGAATATGGGCGGTGCGTATTTTGTAGGTGCTGGTATTCAACCTACGATGGCAATTGCTTGTGATGTAACGTTTTCTTCAGATTATCCAGGAGTTGATTCAAGCAAACATACAGAAGTAGACCTTGGAGGAGGTCCTGTATTAGCTAAGGGTGCTCCGATTAATATAAAGATCAATCAGCTTCTTGAAAAAGCCGCGAAGAAACTTGACCTTGTCTTACAGTATGAGTTGACGCCGCGGATGACAGGAACGGATGCTGATAAGCTTCGTTTGACGGGACATGGGGTGCCTATTTCGCTTGTATCGTTACCACTTCGGTACATGCATGCTCCAGTCGAAACAGTGAGCTTGAAAGACATGCAAGAAGAAATCGATTTGCTTGTTGAAATGATTGCAAATTTAACAGGTGAAGAAAGTGTTAATCCGTTAAGTAAATAA
- a CDS encoding aminoimidazole riboside kinase, which produces MNKGVISLGEALIDFIPLDHHNLTYQKSPGGAPANVSVGLARLGVKSTFLGKVGDDVLGRFLQETLQNYGVDVSTMILTESARTGVVFVTNAKNGERSFDFYINPSADRFLNAEEISDDVFARHRILHFGSISMISEPSRSATKKAVETARKNGMLVSYDPNLRLGLWESEVRAKETIVSMLSEADILKLSEEELTFITGEENIEAGIKKLSHYKIPVIFITMGEEGSLVFTPEYSLRVPAMKVKAVDTTGAGDAFVSGILHGFNEYEGKLSELTREKLERMTRFASVSGALAAATKGAMTALPTRSEVEDILLKDSK; this is translated from the coding sequence ATGAATAAAGGTGTTATCAGTCTGGGAGAGGCATTAATTGACTTCATTCCTCTTGATCATCATAATCTGACCTATCAGAAAAGCCCCGGAGGCGCCCCCGCAAATGTTTCAGTGGGACTAGCTCGTCTAGGTGTGAAATCTACATTTCTTGGTAAAGTAGGCGATGATGTTCTAGGGCGTTTTCTTCAAGAGACATTGCAGAACTATGGTGTTGACGTATCGACAATGATCCTTACGGAGTCAGCAAGAACTGGAGTTGTCTTTGTTACTAATGCTAAGAATGGAGAGCGTAGTTTCGATTTTTACATAAATCCAAGTGCGGATCGCTTTTTGAATGCAGAGGAAATAAGTGATGATGTTTTTGCACGTCATCGTATCCTTCATTTCGGTTCGATCTCAATGATCAGTGAGCCTTCTCGTAGTGCAACAAAGAAGGCCGTTGAAACAGCTAGAAAGAATGGCATGCTCGTTTCATATGATCCTAACTTACGTCTTGGGCTATGGGAAAGTGAAGTGCGTGCGAAAGAAACGATTGTTTCCATGCTTTCTGAAGCTGATATTCTGAAGCTTTCTGAAGAGGAGCTTACCTTCATTACAGGTGAAGAAAATATCGAAGCGGGTATTAAAAAGCTTTCTCATTATAAAATCCCAGTGATTTTTATTACAATGGGCGAAGAAGGAAGTCTTGTTTTCACACCGGAATATTCGCTTCGAGTGCCGGCTATGAAAGTGAAAGCTGTTGATACAACGGGTGCTGGAGATGCTTTTGTTTCGGGGATTCTTCATGGATTTAATGAATATGAGGGAAAGCTATCTGAGTTAACAAGAGAAAAGCTTGAGAGAATGACAAGGTTCGCCAGTGTTTCCGGTGCATTAGCAGCAGCTACAAAAGGCGCGATGACGGCATTGCCAACAAGGTCAGAAGTAGAAGATATCCTACTGAAAGATTCTAAGTAA